A DNA window from Chiroxiphia lanceolata isolate bChiLan1 chromosome 6, bChiLan1.pri, whole genome shotgun sequence contains the following coding sequences:
- the HSPA2 gene encoding heat shock-related 70 kDa protein 2: MSSKGPAIGIDLGTTYSCVGVFQHGKVEIIANDQGNRTTPSYVAFTDTERLIGDAAKNQVAMNPTNTIFDAKRLIGRKYDDPTVQSDMKHWPFRVVNEGGKPKVQVEYKGEMKTFFPEEISSMVLTKMKEIAEAYLGRKVQNAVITVPAYFNDSQRQATKDAGTITGLNVMRIINEPTAAAIAYGLDKKGTRAGEKNVLIFDLGGGTFDVSILTIEDGIFEVKSTAGDTHLGGEDFDNRMVNHFVEEFKRKHKRDIAGNKRAVRRLRTACERAKRTLSSSTQASIEIDSLFEGIDFYTSITRARFEELNADLFRGTLEPWIQAGPFVMPELSEVTVATLMHHKGGPTGAPQEPIHQSSLSHRHQRGHSGHPRCITKGVPRVLPQEPPAARLDP, translated from the exons ATGTCTTCCAAAGGGCCGGCCATCGGCATCGACCTGGGCACCACGTACTCCTGCGTGGGCGTATTCCAGCACGGCAAGGTGGAGATCATCGCCAACGACCAGGGCAACCGCACCACACCCAGCTATGTGGCGTTCACTGACACCGAGAGGCTCATCGGCGATGCCGCCAAGAATCAGGTGGCGATGAACCCCACCAACACAATCTTCGATGCCAAGCGCCTCATCGGCCGCAAGTATGATGACCCCACAGTGCAGTCAGACATGAAGCACTGGCCCTTCCGTGTGGTGAATGAGGGCGGCAAGCCCAAGGTGCAGGTGGAGTACAAGGGGGAGATGAAGACTTTCTTCCCAGAGGAGATCAGCTCCATGGTGCTCACCAAGATGAAGGAGATTGCTGAGGCCTACCTGGGGCGCAAGGTGCAGAACGCTGTGATCACGGTGCCGGCATACTTCAATGACTCCCAGCGCCAGGCCACCAAGGATGCTGGCACCATCACTGGCCTCAACGTGATGCGCATCATCAATGAGCCCACGGCAGCTGCCATCGCCTATGGCCTGGACAAGAAAGGAACCCGGGCCGGAGAAAAGAATGTGCTCATCTTCGACCTGGGAGGGGGCACTTTTGATGTGTCCATCCTTACCATCGAGGATGGGATCTTTGAGGTGAAGTCCACGGCTGGTGACACCCACCTGGGTGGGGAGGACTTTGACAACCGTATGGTGAACCACTTTGTGGAAGAGTTCAAGCGCAAGCACAAGCGCGACATCGCTGGCAACAAGCGGGCGGTGAGGCGGCTGCGCACGGCTTGTGAGAGGGCCAAGCGCACCCTCAGCTCCTCCACGCAGGCCAGCATTGAGATTGACTCCCTTTTTGAGGGCATTGACTTCTACACCTCCATCACTCGTGCCCGCTTCGAGGAGCTCAATGCTGATCTCTTCCGTGGCACTCTGGAGCCG TGGATCCAGGCAGGACCCTTTGTGATGCCAGAGCTCTCTGAGGTCACAGTGGCCACCCTGATGCATCACAAAGGGGGTCCCACAGGTGCTCCGCAGGAGCCGATCCACCAGAGCTCTCTGAGCCACCGTCATCAGCGAGGTCACAGTGGCCACCCCCGATGCATCACAAAGGGGGTCCCGCGGGTGCTCCCGCAGGAGCCGCCCGCTGCCAGGCTGGATCCCTGA
- the ZBTB1 gene encoding zinc finger and BTB domain-containing protein 1 isoform X2 produces the protein MARTSHSNYVLQQLNNQREWGFLCDCCIAIDDIYFQAHKAVLAACSSYFRMFFMNHQHTTAQLNLSNMKISAECFDLILQFMYLGKIMTAPANFEQFKVAMNYLQLYNVPECLEDIQDTDSSSLKCSSSASSTQNSKMIFGVRMYEDALARNGSEANRWGMEPPSSTVNTSHNKEPDEEALQLSSFPEQLFDACKKSTTSKFSHTKERVSHSRRFGRSFTCDSCGFSFSCEKLLDEHVLTCTNRHSYQSARYYSTEKIDYSEKDSTSKMISTQTEKYKGDSSQAADDSSSPVSNITSRKSSTVASETSGEEGNRASERKRIIIKVEPEDNPTDELKDFNIIKVTDKDCNESSDNDDLDDEQEEPLYRYYVEEEMREKRNARKTLKPRLSMDEDERKCLKSPRHLNRKAPSVQEDVENAPCELCGLTITEEDLSSHYLSKHIENICACGKCGQILVKGKQLQDHAQTCGEPQDLTMNGIRNSEEKMDLEENPEEQSEIRDMMFAEMLEDFRDSHFQMNSLQKNQLYKHSACPFRCPNCGQRFETENLVVEHMSNCLEQDLFKNSMLEENERDHRRKHFCNLCGKGFYQRCHLREHYTVHTKEKQFVCQTCGKQFLRERQLRLHNDMHKGMASSEIGTSKLLNN, from the exons ATGGCAAGAACCAGCCATAGCAACTATGTCCTTCAGCAGCTAAACAACCAAAGAGAGTGGGGCTTTCTGTGTGACTGCTGCATTGCTATCgatgatatttattttcaagcaCATAAAGCAGtccttgctgcctgcagctcctaTTTTAGAATGTTTTTTATGAACCATCAACACACTACAGCCCAGCTGAATCTAAGCAACATGAAGATTAGCGCTGAATGCTTTGATCTTATTTTACAGTTCATGTATTTAGGAAAAATCATGACAGCCCCTGCCAATTTTGAACAATTTAAAGTGGCCATGAACTACTTACAGCTATATAACGTACCTGAATGTCTAGAAGATATACAGGATACAGACTCATCTAGTTTAAAATGTTCATCTTCTGCTTCTAGCACCCAGAATAGTAAAATGATATTTGGCGTGAGAATGTATGAAGACGCGCTCGCTAGAAATGGCAGCGAAGCAAACAGGTGGGGCATGGAGCCGCCAAGTTCAACAGTAAATACATCCCATAACAAAGAGCCTGACGAAGAAGCTTTGCAGCTAAGCAGCTTCCCTGAACAACTGTTTGATGCCTGCAAAAAAAGCACCACGTCCAAATTCTCTCACACGAAAGAGCGCGTGTCCCACTCGCGCCGGTTTGGAAGGAGCTTCACCTGCGACAGCTGCGGGTTTAGTTTTAGCTGTGAAAAGCTACTGGATGAGCACGTGTTAACGTGCACCAACAGGCATTCCTACCAAAGTGCCAGGTACTACAGTACTGAGAAAATAGACTATAGTGAAAAGGACTCTACTTCTAAAATGATCTccacacaaacagaaaaatacaaggGGGACTCGAGCCAAGCCGCAGACGATTCTTCATCTCCCGTGTCAAACATCAcgagcaggaaaagcagcacagttgCCTCCGAGACCTCAGGTGAAGAAGGAAACAGAGCCTCTGAGAGGAAGAGGATTATCATCAAGGTGGAACCGGAGGACAATCCTACAGATGAGCTGAAGGATTTTAATATTATCAAGGTGACGGATAAAGACTGCAATGAGTCTTCCGACAATGACGACCTGGATGATGAGCAGGAAGAGCCGCTCTACAGATACTACGTCGAGGAAGAgatgagagagaagagaaatgctCGGAAGACTTTAAAGCCCCGTTTATCCATGGACGAGGATGAAAGAAAGTGTTTGAAAAGTCCGCGGCACCTTAACAGAAAGGCTCCTTCAGTGCAGGAAGACGTGGAGAACGCTCCCTGTGAACTTTGTGGGCTAACAATCACCGAGGAAGATTTGTCCTCTCATTATTTATCCAAACACATAGAAAATATATGTGCTTGTGGCAAGTGTGGTCAAATACTGGTCAAAGGCAAGCAGTTACAGGATCATGCACAGACCTGTGGAGAACCCCAGGATCTGACCATGAACGGAATCAGAAATTCTGAGGAGAAAATGGACTTAGAAGAAAACCCTGAGGAGCAGTCGGAAATAAGGGACATGATGTTTGCAGAGATGCTAGAGGACTTCAGGGACAGTCACTTCCAAATGAACAGTCTTCAAAAAAACCAGTTATACAAGCATTCTGCCTGTCCTTTCCGATGCCCTAATTGCGGTCAGCGTTTTGAAACTGAAAACCTGGTGGTTGAACATATGTCAAACTGCCTGGAGCAAGATCTGTTCAAGAACTCCATGTTGGAAGAGAACGAGAGGGATCACAGACGTAAGCATTTCTGCAATCTTTGTGGGAAAGGATTTTACCAGCGTTGCCACTTGCGGGAACACTATACCGTTCATAccaaggaaaaacagtttgttTGTCAGACATGTGGGAAGCAGTTCTTAAGAGAGCGCCAGTTGCGGCTCCACAATGATATGCACAAAGGCATGGCCAG TAGTGAAATAGGGACTTCTAAGCTTCTGAACAACTGA
- the ZBTB1 gene encoding zinc finger and BTB domain-containing protein 1 isoform X1, with protein MARTSHSNYVLQQLNNQREWGFLCDCCIAIDDIYFQAHKAVLAACSSYFRMFFMNHQHTTAQLNLSNMKISAECFDLILQFMYLGKIMTAPANFEQFKVAMNYLQLYNVPECLEDIQDTDSSSLKCSSSASSTQNSKMIFGVRMYEDALARNGSEANRWGMEPPSSTVNTSHNKEPDEEALQLSSFPEQLFDACKKSTTSKFSHTKERVSHSRRFGRSFTCDSCGFSFSCEKLLDEHVLTCTNRHSYQSARYYSTEKIDYSEKDSTSKMISTQTEKYKGDSSQAADDSSSPVSNITSRKSSTVASETSGEEGNRASERKRIIIKVEPEDNPTDELKDFNIIKVTDKDCNESSDNDDLDDEQEEPLYRYYVEEEMREKRNARKTLKPRLSMDEDERKCLKSPRHLNRKAPSVQEDVENAPCELCGLTITEEDLSSHYLSKHIENICACGKCGQILVKGKQLQDHAQTCGEPQDLTMNGIRNSEEKMDLEENPEEQSEIRDMMFAEMLEDFRDSHFQMNSLQKNQLYKHSACPFRCPNCGQRFETENLVVEHMSNCLEQDLFKNSMLEENERDHRRKHFCNLCGKGFYQRCHLREHYTVHTKEKQFVCQTCGKQFLRERQLRLHNDMHKGMARYVCSICDQGNFRKHDHVRHMISHLSAGETICQVCFQIFPNNEQLEQHMDVHLYTCGVCGAKFNLRKDMRSHYNAKHLKRT; from the coding sequence ATGGCAAGAACCAGCCATAGCAACTATGTCCTTCAGCAGCTAAACAACCAAAGAGAGTGGGGCTTTCTGTGTGACTGCTGCATTGCTATCgatgatatttattttcaagcaCATAAAGCAGtccttgctgcctgcagctcctaTTTTAGAATGTTTTTTATGAACCATCAACACACTACAGCCCAGCTGAATCTAAGCAACATGAAGATTAGCGCTGAATGCTTTGATCTTATTTTACAGTTCATGTATTTAGGAAAAATCATGACAGCCCCTGCCAATTTTGAACAATTTAAAGTGGCCATGAACTACTTACAGCTATATAACGTACCTGAATGTCTAGAAGATATACAGGATACAGACTCATCTAGTTTAAAATGTTCATCTTCTGCTTCTAGCACCCAGAATAGTAAAATGATATTTGGCGTGAGAATGTATGAAGACGCGCTCGCTAGAAATGGCAGCGAAGCAAACAGGTGGGGCATGGAGCCGCCAAGTTCAACAGTAAATACATCCCATAACAAAGAGCCTGACGAAGAAGCTTTGCAGCTAAGCAGCTTCCCTGAACAACTGTTTGATGCCTGCAAAAAAAGCACCACGTCCAAATTCTCTCACACGAAAGAGCGCGTGTCCCACTCGCGCCGGTTTGGAAGGAGCTTCACCTGCGACAGCTGCGGGTTTAGTTTTAGCTGTGAAAAGCTACTGGATGAGCACGTGTTAACGTGCACCAACAGGCATTCCTACCAAAGTGCCAGGTACTACAGTACTGAGAAAATAGACTATAGTGAAAAGGACTCTACTTCTAAAATGATCTccacacaaacagaaaaatacaaggGGGACTCGAGCCAAGCCGCAGACGATTCTTCATCTCCCGTGTCAAACATCAcgagcaggaaaagcagcacagttgCCTCCGAGACCTCAGGTGAAGAAGGAAACAGAGCCTCTGAGAGGAAGAGGATTATCATCAAGGTGGAACCGGAGGACAATCCTACAGATGAGCTGAAGGATTTTAATATTATCAAGGTGACGGATAAAGACTGCAATGAGTCTTCCGACAATGACGACCTGGATGATGAGCAGGAAGAGCCGCTCTACAGATACTACGTCGAGGAAGAgatgagagagaagagaaatgctCGGAAGACTTTAAAGCCCCGTTTATCCATGGACGAGGATGAAAGAAAGTGTTTGAAAAGTCCGCGGCACCTTAACAGAAAGGCTCCTTCAGTGCAGGAAGACGTGGAGAACGCTCCCTGTGAACTTTGTGGGCTAACAATCACCGAGGAAGATTTGTCCTCTCATTATTTATCCAAACACATAGAAAATATATGTGCTTGTGGCAAGTGTGGTCAAATACTGGTCAAAGGCAAGCAGTTACAGGATCATGCACAGACCTGTGGAGAACCCCAGGATCTGACCATGAACGGAATCAGAAATTCTGAGGAGAAAATGGACTTAGAAGAAAACCCTGAGGAGCAGTCGGAAATAAGGGACATGATGTTTGCAGAGATGCTAGAGGACTTCAGGGACAGTCACTTCCAAATGAACAGTCTTCAAAAAAACCAGTTATACAAGCATTCTGCCTGTCCTTTCCGATGCCCTAATTGCGGTCAGCGTTTTGAAACTGAAAACCTGGTGGTTGAACATATGTCAAACTGCCTGGAGCAAGATCTGTTCAAGAACTCCATGTTGGAAGAGAACGAGAGGGATCACAGACGTAAGCATTTCTGCAATCTTTGTGGGAAAGGATTTTACCAGCGTTGCCACTTGCGGGAACACTATACCGTTCATAccaaggaaaaacagtttgttTGTCAGACATGTGGGAAGCAGTTCTTAAGAGAGCGCCAGTTGCGGCTCCACAATGATATGCACAAAGGCATGGCCAGGTATGTCTGTTCCATTTGTGATCAAGGAAACTTCCGAAAACATGACCATGTACGGCATATGATATCTCACTTATCAGCTGGAGAGACTATATGCCAGGTCTGCTTTCAGATATTCCCAAATAATGAGCAACTGGAGCAGCACATGGATGTTCATCTGTATACATGTGGAGTATGTGGAGCAAAATTTAATTTGAGGAAAGATATGAGATCTCACTATAATGCCAAGCATTTGAAAAGAACATAA